Genomic window (Eubalaena glacialis isolate mEubGla1 chromosome X, mEubGla1.1.hap2.+ XY, whole genome shotgun sequence):
tctctgtggCATGGGACACTGCTAGCCATTCTCCTCCTTGAAAATACCCCTTCCCTTATGCCAGTACTCTCTCCCAGTTGAGGACCATTCTCTTTCAGTCACCTTCGATGGCTCTTCCTCTTTACCTGCCTCTTGGGCTACTGGTTTCTAAAAGCTGAGTAAACATAAAGCAGTGACTTATAAAGTAAAGGCAAACTGACATCACATTAGAGAAGCTGGCAGCATGGAAATGAAGCAGCAGCTCAGGATGTTGTCCAGACATTTTGGTTCTTATGGAACAAGAGTGGTGAACCATGATTTGGTCTTCTTGGTGAGCAAAATATAGGCATAGTGCTAGTGAAGGTAGTAACAAATATCATTCATCCACTTTCAAAATTCCCAAAAGGTTAATTAAGTATCAAAAGTTTAATTTCTCAAAACTAACAGCTATTTTGTAAAGTTAATAAACACACTTAGCTTCGTACTTGAGTGATGTTGATATTTATTGGCATCGACTGCAAAACAAGCTAAGAATAAAAGTTGCTATTTAACAGGAACAAATATTGGTGCAGTTTCCTTCCTGGAGACGGTAGGCACTCAGCTTATGAGACCTAAGATAAAACAAAGACTGGATTGTCAAGCACCAACTAAGGGTTAAACTTTAGTAATATAAAAATTGCTAAAGGCAAAAGGAGatgttaaaaaagttttttttatgcTAAGCTCAcgtaagcaaacaaaaaactaaaactaaccctaaaacttTAGGACATAGGATATAGACATGACatgactatttaaatttttgCAGAAGCGAAAATCTGTTATATCCTTCACTGTACTTGTATTACAATTACATGCTTGTTGCTTCTACACTACACAAAGTCAACAGTTATCACCAACAATGACTATAACTAGATCTGAACAAGACTTCAAAGTGACTCTGCTccactgaaattaagaaaattcaatCCTGGATTAACAAAACCTTTTGATTTTAGAGCCAGTTCCCGTATCTTCTTCTCGTGTCATACCTAATTAAGTCCTCTCTTGACATTTCCTGCCTGCAAATTGCAATGTATGTCCTCTCCCTCAGCTTTGTCGgacactttaaaattaatttgtaggAACTGcatgaaaaatgaaattgtacTTCCAATCGGAGCATGCAAGCGGGGTCCTGCTTTGATGCAAGACACACTCCTCTGCAGTGTACCCCACCAGCACAGCgaccccctttctctctctctattcctTCGCCCTGAAGGCACTTCTGGATTGCTTAATTCGTGCTCTTTGGCTGCCTAGACAGTCAGGACACCTAAGGCCATTTGGACCTGTCACTCCTCgcttccttcttttctatggctaataccactttcctgctttttttctaTGGTTGAATCTCCAGACTTGGTGCTGTCATCATGGGGACAGAGTCGATTTCGGCTTCGAGCTCCTGGTTGGTAAAGCTGCATTGCTGGGCGAtcctaaagtaaaatgaaatgttaATGTTACAACATTGCTACTAAGCATTTACAGGGGATTTTCAGAGTCATaagttatatattgatatataccaAAAAGAACCCACACAAGACCAAAAATGTGAGGGCACAGTACATGACAGTAAGTGTCGATGGTTAATTGGCTTCAAACTGCCCGCTTCCTTTCCCCTATCTACAAAGAAAAACAACCGTTTCACTTTTTAAGCAGCagttaaaaataagtattattttataGGCCTAGAGTAAATTTTTGATAAGGCTACTGCCTAATTTTCTTAACCATCTCAAGATGAACTGAATCAGCTTGAATAGTTTTTCCTTAGAAACCATGGCCACTGGCTATCTCTCTTCCCCATCAgtaaattgactttaaaatgcaCCACCACCTGAGAAAATTTTAGgagtaaaaacaacaataataaagaatGCAAAGTCTTAAATGAAGACCTCCCTGAAGTTATGAGCTCAGACCCCTGTAACTTAGCACAAATATGACTGTCTGTTAATTCAGGTTTAACAAGGTAACAGCCTAGCTTGAGACTCTCTAGGTGGCACTTTAGATCTCAGGTTCCTAAATAATCCTCAATAAAGTCACCAGGTACCCCTCAGTTCAAGTAATGTGTTTGGTTATGACAATATGACCCTGGAAAACTTAAATGTATAGGCCTTTTTTCAAATTCAATAAAACACGACATGAGCCTTCCTTGCCCTTTCTCTCTGACATATGAAAGTTAGCCTTAAAGCATTATTCCCAAGTGAATAATTCCAGCAAAATATTTCACTATTTTAACAAGATGAAACGTTAAAACAAATGACACTGCTGCGTAGCATGTAAAGAAACAGATGATGGGGCTCCTACTGTGCAAAGATGGGACAATTTAACCATCAACAAGGACAATAACTGATAGTAACAAGTCGGAGTACACCAAATATTTCTAAATCCACAAGTTCTTAAAGACTAAACAGAACAAAGCTCATGGATAGCCCCTACAAGTTGCTAGGACACCAACTCATTACTCTGAACACTGTAAATAAAGGGAAAGGATCAAGTGTTTTTCTTGCCTTTCCCCCACCTTATGAAATAACGCATCTAAACAAAATTATTAGGAGAAAGGctgataaaaaattttataatatatggaTCAGGCTTACAATACCTGAACTAATTGATCAGTTGTTTTTCCaactttttatcttaaaaaattttaaatctatagAAATGTTGCCAAACTTGTACAACAAATACCTAATACCCTTCTCCTAGATTcatgatggttaacattttgtCACATGTGCCTTTTCCGACTCTAGTGTGTGCAGGCATACACGTATATAGACACATTATATTTTTGCAGAACCATTTGAGCGTTAAGTGCAGACATCATGACCCTTCATTGCTAAATATTTCAGCTTGTGTATCTTAAGAGCAAGGACATCCTATCACATAACCATAATATGATTACTACTGATCAATCTTATCATCACAATAAAAGGACACCCAGACATTGTATGCTTCCTGATATGATGCAGTAGGAACTGCACAACACCACCTATCAAGTATTCTTGCCAATATATTCAGGCCTCTAGATGAGAGGCCACCTGTTTTTGTGAATAAAATTTGACTGGCACACAGCCAGgcttattcttttacatgttgtctatgcctactttcctaCAAAGCTTActggttgtgacagagaccacatggcccacaaagcctgaaatatttaccatctggcccttgaCAGAAAAAATTTGCTGACCCTGCTCTAGATATGACTACTGGTTTTCAAGGAAACATAGAAGGTagaggaacatgttaaatgaTACCACAGGGATGTAATTAGCCAATCTGGACTGTTAGAAGCTCTGCAGGGCAAACTGGATTCTGCAACAAATAAATGGTAGGAaaacaagaggaggaggaattgtttagattaaaagagacttaagggAACATTTCAAGCAAATACAATTTGTGGACCTTGTTTAGAGCCTACAAAAAAGATGTTAATGAGACAATTGGGAAAATCTGAACACTGAGTAGGTAGGATGCTAAGGAGTTATtgtcagttttggttttttttctggtGTGAAGATGCTACTAGggttattttattaagaaaaagagtcttcgggacttccctggcagtccagtggttaaaactccgcacttccactgcagggggtacgggttcgctctctggctggggaactaagatcccgcatggtgCCTcggggcgtggccaaaaaaacaaagtcTTTACTCTTAATATTGAcgtatttaaagaagaaattatctgTCTAGGATTTGCTTGAAAATAATCCAGTAGGAGTAAGATAGGCTAGAGTAGAAAGAAGATTGGCCATGAGGTGATAATtgctgaagctgggtgatgggtacatcACATTATTCCTCCGTTCTCTCTActtctgtgtgtgtttgaaatACATACACAATCTTATTAACAATAAGTTAATAAAAGGACCCCACCAAGACTGAAAAGGTGCAGATAGTTAAAGTTCCCCTAAAATTCTATAATGAACAACGAGCTAGCCCTTTCCTTTATAcgtgcaggaaaagaaaaaaaaaatcctcatgaaAATAAGTTTAACGAAAAGCAGCACCTTGTTTCTTATGCGATCTCTCTTAaccacttcctctttcttttcagttttttctgaGCTGCCTACTGGTTCTGTACTTTCAGGCTTCTTTCCTTTATCCCGAAgggcttctttctcttttttcatttcttcttcctttcttttaaaagccTTCTCTTTCTCATAGCGCTCCTTCTGCCTGCGGCGCTCTTCCTCCTGCCGCTTCAGCCTCTCTCTTTCCCGCAGTATGCGCTCTTGGTCTCGTTCATAATCCCGCTCCCTCTCCCTGTATTCTCTGCCACTCTCATCTTCAGGTCTGCATGAAAAACAAATCTGAGAATGCACCCTCAAAGCTCTTCTAATCACAAATGCAGGAACATTCTGATCCTGACTTTGCCACTACAATGAGGTTGAACTTTTggagcagaattttaaaaaaaatactagtattttgaaaaacaatttaaaaaaacccccaaagtcatTCACCCAGATTAAGATACTAAAATATATGAAACCTGTCCTCCTCATCCCCCTACACCTCATAAAACCAAGTATCTTGATTCAGGTACAAGTCCAGAAAGTAGCAGTAAAACTAGCACCTAGAAACATATCGAAAACAAATGTACCAAAGAGCCCTCGACTACCGACCTCTTAGGCTTTTCATCTTTAAATTCACCATCAGAACGTTTGGGCAATGGACAACTCTGCCCACTGGCTCTTTCATCACTCAGATTCTCtttgtccaatttcttggcctTTTCTCTTTTGTCCAATTCTTTTTCATCGCCTTTTTCTGGCTTCTTGAGCAGCTTTAAAGAGAAcaaatttaagtttattttgaaGGGTGGGACATTGTCTTCTGATTCtaccaaagaaaataatatactaaatattttcagtttaggCTATAGAAGGCCCCCGTCTCTGCAGGTACTCGTAAACTTTCAGGTGAACAACTAGTGCACGAGAGCAGTAATTTGCTAAAAGGACGCTATTAATGTGAAAGTGTTATCCACTCAAATGAAGTGGTTTAATCACTTTGTGGCAATAGGATCAAGACTCCTTTGGCTTAAATGGGTCAACCTTTAAGTAGACCAACGTACACTTTCAAGTATGCCTTCTGCAGCCCAGCATGTTGGCATAACTTGATAGGAAAATATGGTATGAATTTAAAATGCTAAGCAGATCATTACTGTTGGACTATTTTTACGTAGTAATTACAATGACAAATACCTTGGTCACCAAAGGAGAGATCCATTGCAGGAATAATTTTGCCTTGAGTCTGAGAGTAGTTACATACTTATGATGGTACAATCATATTATCATTAGAGatgaaaagcaaaaattatttggcatttgatttaaaaatccaaataccTCATACAATGGAACTGTGAAGTTCCATCTCTACTGAATAGGAATTCTGCTCAATGTCATATATATGACAGAATgcaattctaaaataaaagtggTTTATAAAGTCCAAATTGCTAACAAAAATTTCTTTCTCATGCCACTGCTATAAATCTCTATAGAATACCCCCAAGTGTTGGATATTCAGAGAGATTTTTAGGCAAAATAGAAGAATTTCAAGTCTCAGAGTGAAGGCATCATAGAAAGTTTCATCTCAGGGTGAAGGCATCATACAAGCCACCAAGCAAAAGGCGAAGCACCACAAGACTTAAGCATGAAGTATTTCAGCACACAGACAGCCACTGCAAATGGTGAGTCCAAACTGGACACTAAGAAGGcaccagtgtaaagtgaggatacCATGTGCAGGTTTCATTGGAagtgttcttatttctctaatgaACATCTTTGTTAGAAGCCAAGATGTTCATTACTCTAATAAGAACATTAACAGATATCTCTAGCATGGCTGGCTCTACCTTCTGCCTTGCTGACAGTTAGAAATAGCAAGTCAAGTCACTTGTGGCATGGCGGACAGAGAAATCGCTAGAAGGAATTAAGATGGGAACCTCCCCACACTGCCGCCAAGCCCCTTATCACCAATAATGAGTCCTGGAGAGCCTAGGGGAACCCTAGCCACATGAACAGCTGAATTTTGAGGAGGTAAAAGGAGACCCTGCCATCATCTCTGTGAGATTTTCTCTGACTTTCTCTGAAGTACTATGTACGAGTACTTCCCCAGGAAGTTCGCTGAAGCAAGGGCTGCCAAGCCATGCCCTCAGAAGGGAAGTAGCAAGGCTGGGATCTTTCTATAGGTTTTCCTCTTCCTACATGCAATATATTAATCAGAATCTGCTGCTCACAGATTCCCAGGTAGATGCAAGAAGGTAACATGGGGAATCCTGTGAGAGGGGAAAGGACGTAATGCAGGGGGTATATCCCTAGTACTCCCACAAGGCAGCCAGTTATGAGAGGCatataaaaagaagagaagagaaagagctcTTTAGGCATGGTTGTCCTCTAGCTGTATATTGTTGAAGCTCCTGGGTACACAGCAGAGCATCAGCAAGTCATCTGAGCTTCCTTCTAAAGTAGGAATTTAAAATGGCTCAGCTTTTAAGAAGACTTAGGTCAGTCTGAAGGGGTTTTCTACAGGtaacactaccaccaccaccaaaaggaCTTATTAACTAAGACCTGTGTGTGTGACATGATACTAGGTGCTCTGTATCATGTACTTGGTCCTTACATTTTTCTGATTCACAGCTTGTAACAGAAACCTGTGTACCTGAGGACAGTGGAAAACAAACAGATGAGGCAACTTCATGtatcaaaaatgaaggaaaagctGAATATAACCCGTAATTCATGCCAGCCAGCCCTAAGCCCTTATTTATGaagaactgagaaaataataatccaaaattgaacattttcaattattaaaaataacacagaTCTGCACTGAATACCATGTAAACTActtaatcttttaaattattttaaattaaaagaataatactaTTACTATTATAGGAAAGACTTCTGTTGAttcactccccccccccaaaaaagacaaaaacaaaaccaaaaaaactgtttACACCAACACAAGATGCATGCATATTTGAAGAAGTAGATACAGTACATGCAATTTTCAGCAACATGCAGTCAGTTTAAGTTATTTTCATACCTTAATCTTTGGTTCATCCTTTAATTTGTCCCTTTCTGGAACTCTGTCTATCTTCTTTAGCTTTTCTATATCTTTCCTTTTtcgtttctcttcttctttccatttcctcctctcttcttctctttgtctttttctttctatttctcgcctccttctttcttctctcttttcttctctcatccTCTAGAAAGAAACATCAACACAAACCTTCAAACAAGA
Coding sequences:
- the UPF3B gene encoding regulator of nonsense transcripts 3B isoform X1, translated to MRSETVAMKEEKEHRPKEKRVTLLTPPGATGSVCGASGDSIKGEDKQDRNKEKKEALSKVVIRRLPPTLTKEQLQEHLQPMPEHDYFEFFSNDTSLYPHMYARAYINFKNQEDIILFRDRFDGYVFLDNKGQEYPAIVEFAPFQKAAKKKTKKRDTKVGTIDDDPEYRKFLESYAADNEKMTSTPETLLEEIEAKNRELIAKKTTPLLSFLKNKQRMREEKREERRRREIERKRQREEERRKWKEEEKRKRKDIEKLKKIDRVPERDKLKDEPKIKVHRFLLQAVNQKNLLKKPEKGDEKELDKREKAKKLDKENLSDERASGQSCPLPKRSDGEFKDEKPKRPEDESGREYRERERDYERDQERILRERERLKRQEEERRRQKERYEKEKAFKRKEEEMKKEKEALRDKGKKPESTEPVGSSEKTEKKEEVVKRDRIRNKDRPAMQLYQPGARSRNRLCPHDDSTKSGDSTIEKKQESGISHRKEGSEE
- the UPF3B gene encoding regulator of nonsense transcripts 3B isoform X3, with product MRSETVAMKEEKEHRPKEKRVTLLTPPGATGSVCGASGDSIKGEDKQDRNKEKKEALSKVVIRRLPPTLTKEQLQEHLQPMPEHDYFEFFSNDTSLYPHMYARAYINFKNQEDIILFRDRFDGYVFLDNKGQEYPAIVEFAPFQKAAKKKTKKRDTKVGTIDDAKKTTPLLSFLKNKQRMREEKREERRRREIERKRQREEERRKWKEEEKRKRKDIEKLKKIDRVPERDKLKDEPKIKVHRFLLQAVNQKNLLKKPEKGDEKELDKREKAKKLDKENLSDERASGQSCPLPKRSDGEFKDEKPKRPEDESGREYRERERDYERDQERILRERERLKRQEEERRRQKERYEKEKAFKRKEEEMKKEKEALRDKGKKPESTEPVGSSEKTEKKEEVVKRDRIRNKDRPAMQLYQPGARSRNRLCPHDDSTKSGDSTIEKKQESGISHRKEGSEE
- the UPF3B gene encoding regulator of nonsense transcripts 3B isoform X2, with product MRSETVAMKEEKEHRPKEKRVTLLTPPGATGSVCGASGDSIKGEDKQDRNKEKKEALSKVVIRRLPPTLTKEQLQEHLQPMPEHDYFEFFSNDTSLYPHMYARAYINFKNQEDIILFRDRFDGYVFLDNKGQEYPAIVEFAPFQKAAKKKTKKRDTKVGTIDDDPEYRKFLESYAADNEKMTSTPETLLEEIEAKNRELIAKKTTPLLSFLKNKQRMREEKREERRRREIERKRQREEERRKWKEEEKRKRKDIEKLKKIDRVPERDKLKDEPKIKLLKKPEKGDEKELDKREKAKKLDKENLSDERASGQSCPLPKRSDGEFKDEKPKRPEDESGREYRERERDYERDQERILRERERLKRQEEERRRQKERYEKEKAFKRKEEEMKKEKEALRDKGKKPESTEPVGSSEKTEKKEEVVKRDRIRNKDRPAMQLYQPGARSRNRLCPHDDSTKSGDSTIEKKQESGISHRKEGSEE